The sequence AAAAGGCACTTGTACAGTTAATGGAACTCCATGGTGACTATCTTCTTCGAACCGCATTTTTATTAGTGAAGGATCGTCAGGTAGCTGAAGAGATTGTTCAGGATAGTTTTATTGTGGCGTTTGACAAAATTGATCAACTTCAGCATGAAGAACGATTGAGGAATTGGCTGACGATGATTTCATTGAATCTTTGTCGGTCTCGAATGCGAAAGTGGAGCTGGAAACATATACTAGTAGGATTTGAAGATAAGTTTGAGAACTTGGAAGACGATGAAATCGTTAATGGTCCAGAGGACATGTTGATGACATTATCACAAAATACGGAATTATATATAGCGATTCAGCAACTTGATTATAAGTACCGGGAAGTTATTACATTACACTACTTTAATGAATTGAAAGTAAATGAAATTTCAGATCAGCTTAATGAAAAGGATAGTACCATTAAAACTAGACTTTCCCGTGGACGAAAGCTACTAAAGGAAATTTTACTTAAAGGAGGGTTAAAGCATGCTGAATAACCAACAACGAATGAAACAACAGCTAGACCAGGAATTACAAGATGTAACGTTTACGTCCTTTGATAAGGTTCTCCAAGAAACTCGTCCAAAAACATTCAGGCAGAGACTGAACTCACTTTGGAATAGAGAAATCACTATCCCTGTCCTTCCTTTTGCTACAGCTACCCTTCTATTTATCGGAATTGCCGGGTCCACGATTTTTTTCTCTCAGGAAGAACCATCCCCCCATCGTCAGTTGGTAGAGGTATCCGGTAATGTTTATTACAGTGATTTATATGAAAAGGCGGTGGCAAAAAAATGACAATTAAAATAAAGGTAAAGTATCTCGTGTATTTCTTACTCGTTTTGTTTGCAGCACTCCCTTTATTCGCTTTTTTCATTCAGCCTAAAATAGAGCTAACACTCGC is a genomic window of Bacillus mesophilus containing:
- a CDS encoding sigma-70 family RNA polymerase sigma factor — its product is MNLVQRLQQKEEKALVQLMELHGDYLLRTAFLLVKDRQVAEEIVQDSFIVAFDKIDQLQHEERLRNWLTMISLNLCRSRMRKWSWKHILVGFEDKFENLEDDEIVNGPEDMLMTLSQNTELYIAIQQLDYKYREVITLHYFNELKVNEISDQLNEKDSTIKTRLSRGRKLLKEILLKGGLKHAE